One genomic segment of Flavobacteriaceae bacterium includes these proteins:
- a CDS encoding carboxypeptidase-like regulatory domain-containing protein → MRKLLLFFLILFSTGVFSQTDSLEIKSLKGQVIDALDKKVLSAAHILNLNSVVGTITNDKGLFDISAKANDTIIVSYLGYSSIKIKVTNDLLKGNELLIELYEKAEEVKEVIIKSTKLIGVLEIDVKQVPKDKFTRIRINGLPQTYEIGRLKARNFKSPLTALFQPVDFLYNHFGKKPKQLQKLQKIKKEDNLRKIMAGKFDREIMMEYLEMDRQELMELISDCNYSDYFTKKASDLQMIEAILDCYENYKALKKGKIERSKLPEKKKKG, encoded by the coding sequence ATGCGAAAACTTCTACTATTTTTTCTTATCCTTTTTTCAACCGGTGTCTTTTCACAAACAGATTCTTTAGAAATAAAATCATTAAAAGGCCAGGTTATAGATGCCTTGGATAAAAAAGTATTGAGTGCTGCTCATATCTTGAATTTAAATTCCGTAGTGGGTACTATTACCAATGACAAAGGATTATTCGATATTAGTGCTAAGGCAAATGATACGATTATTGTATCTTATTTAGGTTATTCCTCTATTAAAATTAAAGTTACGAATGATCTATTAAAAGGAAATGAATTGTTAATAGAGTTGTACGAGAAAGCAGAAGAAGTAAAAGAGGTCATTATTAAATCAACCAAACTTATAGGTGTTTTGGAGATTGATGTAAAACAGGTTCCCAAAGATAAATTTACACGAATAAGAATAAACGGACTACCACAGACCTATGAAATCGGCCGGCTTAAAGCAAGAAATTTTAAATCTCCTTTGACTGCATTGTTTCAACCGGTAGACTTTTTATATAATCATTTTGGGAAAAAGCCCAAACAACTTCAAAAACTTCAAAAAATAAAGAAGGAAGATAATTTACGTAAAATTATGGCCGGTAAATTTGACCGTGAAATTATGATGGAATACCTGGAAATGGATAGGCAAGAACTGATGGAGCTGATATCTGACTGTAATTATTCCGATTATTTTACTAAAAAAGCCAGTGACCTGCAAATGATTGAAGCTATTCTTGATTGTTATGAAAATTACAAAGCTCTTAAAAAGGGTAAAATAGAGCGAAGCAAGCTTCCCGAAAAAAAGAAAAAAGGCTAA
- a CDS encoding IS3 family transposase: MLHRNGFLILPYLKPAQGWLYLTVIIDLFDRKVIGWSLSNGLKARQTIIAAWRMAVNNRMPCEGMIFHSDRGVQYASHAFVNILKSYHVTPSMSRKGNCWDNAVAESFFKTIKTELMIDNKFISNKSLQIKVFEYIETWYNRYRRHSALGYKNIIEFEKLYQIKNVA; this comes from the coding sequence CTGCTGCACAGAAATGGGTTTCTGATATTACCTTATTTAAAGCCTGCACAAGGATGGCTGTACTTAACGGTAATTATTGACCTGTTTGATCGTAAAGTCATTGGTTGGTCTTTGAGCAATGGACTCAAAGCAAGACAAACTATCATTGCTGCATGGAGAATGGCTGTAAACAACAGAATGCCTTGTGAAGGTATGATTTTTCATTCTGATCGAGGTGTACAATACGCATCTCATGCGTTTGTTAATATCCTTAAAAGTTATCATGTAACACCCAGTATGAGTAGAAAAGGAAACTGTTGGGATAATGCAGTAGCTGAATCTTTTTTTAAAACAATCAAAACAGAACTAATGATAGACAATAAGTTTATATCCAACAAAAGTCTTCAAATTAAAGTCTTTGAATACATAGAAACTTGGTACAACAGATACAGAAGACATTCTGCTCTTGGTTACAAAAATATCATCGAATTTGAAAAATTATATCAAATCAAAAATGTAGCTTAA
- a CDS encoding transposase, whose translation MKTNEIIGIDVSKLLIDVCIYSKQIVQQFENSKSGFKLMLKWSFKNSSFSKEETMFVFEHTGMYSHLLSVSLTEQKLSFFIASGLEIKRSIGIARGKDDQIDAKRIALYGYRLKEELKPSKLPKRSILQLKSLLSLRTKLNKQRAGFKVTLKEQKRIYKAKEYKIIFDVQQKMIAELTKQIHKINTQMQAIIDQNIMLKETYKLVTSVKGIGMQTAIMMIVFTDNFSKFENWRKFASYCGVAPFPYQSGTSIKGRTKVSHLANKKLKAIINMCAISAIQHNPEMKLYYHKRIKQGKSKMSTVNIIRNKLIARVFAVVKRQTPYVDTFKFAA comes from the coding sequence ATGAAAACAAATGAAATTATCGGAATCGATGTCAGTAAATTATTAATTGATGTTTGTATCTATTCTAAACAAATTGTTCAACAGTTTGAGAACAGTAAATCTGGATTTAAATTAATGCTAAAGTGGAGTTTTAAAAATTCGTCTTTCTCTAAAGAAGAAACCATGTTTGTATTTGAACATACAGGAATGTACTCTCATTTATTATCTGTGTCTTTAACTGAACAAAAATTATCTTTTTTCATAGCTTCTGGTTTAGAAATTAAAAGATCTATTGGTATTGCTCGTGGAAAGGATGACCAAATTGATGCCAAACGCATTGCTCTATATGGGTATCGATTAAAAGAAGAACTTAAACCCAGTAAGCTACCTAAAAGAAGTATATTACAACTAAAAAGTCTCTTATCTTTAAGGACAAAACTTAACAAACAAAGAGCTGGTTTTAAAGTTACTTTGAAAGAACAAAAAAGAATTTATAAAGCAAAAGAGTATAAAATAATCTTTGACGTTCAACAAAAAATGATTGCAGAACTAACCAAACAAATACACAAGATTAATACTCAAATGCAAGCTATTATTGACCAAAATATAATGTTAAAAGAAACCTATAAACTTGTTACTAGTGTTAAAGGTATAGGAATGCAAACTGCTATAATGATGATTGTGTTTACTGACAATTTTTCAAAATTTGAAAACTGGAGAAAGTTTGCCTCTTATTGTGGTGTTGCTCCTTTTCCTTACCAATCTGGAACTAGTATTAAAGGACGTACAAAAGTCTCTCATTTGGCTAATAAAAAATTGAAAGCAATTATTAATATGTGCGCTATTTCTGCTATACAACATAACCCAGAAATGAAATTATACTATCATAAAAGAATAAAACAAGGCAAAAGTAAAATGAGTACCGTTAACATTATTAGAAACAAATTAATAGCAAGAGTGTTTGCCGTTGTCAAACGACAAACACCCTATGTAGATACTTTTAAATTTGCTGCATAA
- a CDS encoding IS3 family transposase, translating to MCKIFKISRNSYYRSKNYVPSDRDGKNRMLLSEIHRICERSKSTYGSPRITEELKAKGFKVSRSRVARLMKKHGIKAVRKKKFVVTTDSKHQYPVADNVLDRDFKATVFYDKNK from the coding sequence ATGTGTAAAATTTTTAAAATTAGTAGAAACAGTTATTACAGGAGTAAGAATTATGTTCCATCAGATAGAGATGGAAAAAATCGTATGCTACTCTCTGAGATTCACCGTATCTGTGAGCGAAGTAAATCTACTTATGGAAGTCCTAGAATTACAGAGGAACTCAAAGCTAAAGGGTTTAAAGTATCTAGGTCTAGGGTAGCACGATTGATGAAAAAACACGGGATTAAAGCAGTTCGTAAAAAGAAATTTGTTGTCACGACAGATTCTAAGCATCAATATCCAGTAGCTGATAATGTATTGGATAGAGATTTTAAAGCTACCGTATTCTATGATAAAAACAAGTAA
- a CDS encoding transposase gives MKRRKYSKEFKIKAVELSNVRGNTKQIAMELGISADLIYRWRRELEQRPDLAFSGNGVKQLTEDQKELERLRKQLKDVTMERDILKKAVSIFSKSDRKY, from the coding sequence ATGAAACGAAGAAAATACAGTAAAGAGTTTAAAATTAAAGCAGTAGAATTAAGCAATGTACGAGGTAACACAAAGCAGATTGCCATGGAATTGGGAATCAGTGCAGATCTTATTTACAGATGGCGTAGAGAATTAGAACAGCGTCCTGATTTAGCTTTTAGCGGTAATGGCGTCAAACAACTCACAGAAGATCAGAAAGAGTTAGAGCGATTACGTAAACAGCTCAAGGATGTTACCATGGAGCGGGATATCTTAAAAAAGGCCGTGAGCATCTTCTCCAAGAGCGATCGGAAGTATTGA
- a CDS encoding peptidoglycan DD-metalloendopeptidase family protein, protein MNPQNTVTSNKLKYSLTKITYRELLADKEIKPSLPLIERRFSKHSLQSIYSRSATEVAAGLTIFTDEINRIVIDDVITWTFQTESPVLETSDFENFLVKKHNGVFTYFLVSYEFTDLTDSETLYEKATSYVISEEYLSLEGLNLSSRDAFDWVFPNDGGGTGSGPCDGILVYDRCNLGGNADGHWPVLQNDGFTYCSGSPLLYIDFSHCENYGVPDSPVGGPLGGDDGSGGDDGSGGDQLIGGGGGGGNSGGDGDTTLTAPVEFADPRCPTGSGKVMIDGVCVCPPHTNKVEGAGGNCVCPEGKVENYQGVCVDKPCEGDPVPNPEIAPQKGVSGIQGALYGCKRKADTTCGGVTGKKKHGGIDLKNEQGDPIFAMYDGYIYSTRYDKDGAGYYTRIYSTVNGKNILISYFHLQKNNRILQTSNPLTYVKAGDIIRYQGDSGNLKSAIADDTVDSHVHIEVREHDGSNSWGYSHYKLVDPRDYLSTTIDDNGVSQTNTNCN, encoded by the coding sequence ATGAACCCTCAGAACACCGTTACCTCTAACAAGCTCAAGTATTCCTTAACGAAAATAACTTACCGGGAACTACTTGCAGACAAGGAAATAAAACCCTCTTTACCTCTGATTGAAAGACGATTTTCTAAGCACTCGCTACAAAGCATCTACAGCAGAAGTGCTACTGAGGTTGCAGCAGGCCTCACCATTTTTACCGATGAGATTAACAGAATTGTCATAGACGATGTCATTACCTGGACATTTCAGACAGAAAGCCCTGTTTTGGAAACTTCTGATTTTGAAAACTTTTTGGTAAAAAAACACAATGGTGTGTTTACCTATTTTTTGGTTTCCTATGAGTTCACTGACCTTACCGATTCCGAAACATTGTATGAAAAAGCTACTTCGTATGTGATTTCCGAAGAATACCTAAGCCTGGAAGGCCTCAACCTGTCTTCCAGAGATGCTTTTGATTGGGTTTTTCCGAATGACGGTGGTGGTACGGGTAGCGGTCCTTGTGACGGTATTTTGGTATATGACCGGTGTAATTTGGGAGGCAATGCGGACGGACACTGGCCGGTTTTGCAAAACGATGGGTTTACCTATTGTAGCGGTAGTCCGCTGTTATATATAGATTTTTCACATTGTGAGAACTACGGTGTTCCGGACAGTCCTGTGGGAGGCCCGTTGGGAGGAGATGATGGCTCCGGAGGAGATGATGGCTCCGGAGGAGATCAGCTTATTGGAGGCGGTGGCGGAGGAGGAAACTCCGGTGGTGATGGAGATACAACGCTTACGGCTCCTGTTGAGTTCGCAGACCCCAGATGTCCTACGGGAAGCGGAAAGGTGATGATAGACGGTGTTTGTGTATGTCCGCCACATACCAATAAAGTAGAGGGTGCCGGAGGAAATTGTGTATGCCCGGAAGGCAAAGTAGAGAATTATCAGGGGGTATGTGTAGATAAACCTTGTGAAGGCGATCCGGTTCCTAATCCTGAAATTGCACCGCAAAAAGGAGTTTCCGGAATTCAAGGGGCTTTATATGGTTGTAAAAGAAAAGCTGATACTACATGTGGAGGTGTCACAGGTAAAAAGAAACATGGAGGTATAGATTTAAAAAATGAACAAGGTGATCCTATTTTCGCCATGTATGATGGATATATTTACTCTACCAGATATGATAAAGATGGAGCAGGTTATTATACCAGAATATATAGCACTGTAAATGGTAAAAATATTCTCATTTCTTATTTTCACTTACAAAAGAACAATCGAATATTACAAACAAGTAATCCTTTAACCTATGTAAAAGCAGGAGATATTATCAGATATCAGGGAGATTCAGGGAATCTAAAGAGTGCTATTGCAGACGATACAGTTGACTCGCATGTCCATATAGAAGTTAGAGAACATGACGGTAGTAATTCTTGGGGCTATAGTCATTATAAATTAGTTGACCCAAGAGATTATCTTTCTACTACTATTGATGATAATGGAGTTTCACAAACAAATACAAATTGTAACTAA